A segment of the Stigmatopora nigra isolate UIUO_SnigA chromosome 15, RoL_Snig_1.1, whole genome shotgun sequence genome:
GGAATTTGACGTAGATCAGGTAGACGGTGGCGTACGCACAGCCGATGTAGATCACCTACGTGTGGGGAAAGGACAAAATGAGATTGAGAACTAGAAGAGAAGGTTTTGCAAATGTGTTGGTTTTACCTTCATGCACGTGTTGTAGAGCGAGATGAAGGAAGTGAGCAGGTCCAGATAGCGCGTGGTGAACACAATGGCAAACAGGATTTGACTCTTTGCAGAGATCCCTTCAAAAGCAAGCAGGACACTTAAACCTGGTCAAACAGCGCTACCTCGTGGAATTATCAACGAAACGATGGCTCAAAAAATCCCACTGTGGCGCTTTAGTTTTAAACAAAAGCAAGGCTTTTATAAAGTgtaatttacaaacaaaacagagGACAAATTTCTGTCCAAAAAATGTCAGGGATGCTTTTTACGTCTCTTTTTTAACAAAGCAACGCCAGCACATATAATTACCTCGTGTGGGGCTTCAATagtattttattgtgaaagcaCATAGGACTTCCTGTTTTTAGATACTTTAAGTGTTGTCGGAAAAACCATGTTCGTTTTTTAGCGACAAGGTGAAAAAGCTAAAAAGGTTAGCACGCTGGCTATTTCCGTAGCGTCTTCGAGAACGCCACGTCAGACGCCAGACAGAAAAAATCGAACACCGATCGTCACACGACAGGCGTGCATAGAAGGTAATTGCAAGGGGGAAaagcatttaaaatattatcATATACGTACAACTGTGCAGTTCAGTATGtacttaaatgcaaaaaaagtatatgGCGATATTATTACAGCCACAGAGTAAAAGCAAGTCAAACACCGGCAATCTAAACGCTGGTTAGGCCAAATATCACGAagaatgcatgcaaatatatagattttaactgataaaaaaataactgttgtCTTATCATTGTTACGTAGATATATTCCCGTTATACTAGTCGTGCAAGCTAGTCATTTTCGCACATGAATGAATGGGGGTCGCTAGCTTAGTTAGGAAGTAGCTTTCGGTTTTTAAACTGCCTTGCGCATAATGTAGGCGTTTGTTTTCAACCAAAAAGCTCCAAAATTCTACAAATAGGTAAAATGACTAATTGTAGACTGAACTCACCTGCACACGATCTGCTCTTCCATATCTTTAGTAGCAGGATGATGATGGCTGCCAAGTGAGAAAGGTCTCCTGTGAGGCGGAAGATGTTCATGTTGGTAAAGTTCAAAGCCCGAACGCTTAACTGTAATAAGTATTAAGTCCTAAACTCGATTTTGAGCTTTTGTGCTTTCTAGGAATGATCTAATTGTCCGTTTTCACTTGGCAAACAATCGGAGCAACGCGGCGGCGAGCTCCGGCTTGAAAATATGGCGTGTACAGGTCGACGTGGAAGGGGGCGTGAACACAACACAACAGGAGAATGCGATTGGACAAGACTCGTGATTGACAACTCCTCAGGAAGTGCCTTCAGTGGGTGAGTGACATGTCACTAGGGTGCGACCACGTATGAAAAGAAACGTTCAATGTTGATGAATTTAATTGGAATAAATAAAACGCTCCATTTAATGATATACATTTAGGCAAGTTAAAAAATCTAGgactaataataatataaaatgttaGTAGGGAAAGTCCCAAAAAACGCCAATGTCGCTTAtttgttcaataaaaaaatattagatcTTATTcacatattatattttgtccatcaatacttataagataattccaaattgtctgttagatAGTGTGCAGGTGTGTTTGTGgcatagaggttaactcacctgactcccacctgggagactggggttcaaatcccggttggaaCACATTTTCTCTAagttttttctgtgtatttgtagtcaagaaattcaaatgatgacaaaggaaagtgtagccaaattgtggcCTGGTGGTTAGCTCACTTGTCTCTCgactgggagacctgggttcgaatcccagtcgAAACACATTTTCCCTTTGTTGTTTCtatgtacttcttgtcaagagactcaaatgattacaaaggaaagtggagccacttggttggcgcagaggttagtgcactggactcccatgtgggagacctgggttcaaatcccggttggtacactttttcacttagttgtttctgtggacttcttgtcaagacactcaaatgattacagagaaaagtgtagtcacttggttggcgcagaggttagttcactggactcccgtgtgggagaccagggttcgattcccgctgccgtcgtttggctgaaaatacttggaaagaagaattggtagatggaacaagaaggaaaaaaaaaaagaaaaatctttttaatttatattaaacacttagtcataattttcagcaaaaggttatattccgaactgccttcggcagttcggaagacacttgatagacctgtccgtgcgaaaggcgttctcgggtcggccttcggccgaccctcgaccgcttgcttggtcagtgaaccgccgacaccgggaagcgaactcacgttctctcggtgcaaaggcgagtgtgcaacccactacaccaactcgtgccccacttatacataggtgttgagacgttttatccaaggaaatggcatacctgtcaactggtacgttctcgccgtaattggtacaactgaaagcccatttttatattggtacgctgtacacatgaaaatggtacgctaaacggtgattttgagaaaaaaaataaattaaggcactttctagccatttttcaccatccgccattgtttcttcccggaaacgcatgtctgccaagtgatatatgtaccggcgcctctgattggctaaaaaaaaaagatcatgataaacatttcgttttgtaacactttcaccatgtgatttccgtttcctgttcccttgtttatgtttactttcattttcacttgttgttcgtgattttttacaaaaaagtaaagtggtaagattttccatgtatttatacatatatgtaagggcgaaaacaaaatttggtaagatcacaaatggttcgaggttgacaggtatgaaatggggtgaaacacttagtcattttttggacaaaatgtttcatccaccactgaatacttatacacttaaacacttaggcattagactttattcttttaactgaataatattgggaaaatctttgcctgcactgggaattgaaccagggaccaaagagttggcaaactgatgacttaaccactgggccaccaccctttGAGGGAAggtaggtgttgaaacgttttatccaaggaaatggggtgaaacacttagtcattttttggacaaaatgtttcatctaccactgaatacttatacacttaggcattagaacatattcttttaactgaataatattgggaaaatctttgccggcactgggatttgaacaaacaaccaaagaggtggaagactgatgacttaaccactgggccaccactctccaagattagggagtagtatttgttgtattgtcccttttcactcccagttcatacttagtactttattgtgcattcaagtgggaaaagttagataGACTTATAAGgcagagcaaaccaggatttctttttaaaaaaatgacatagtatagtagcaCCCCACTTATACATTGTCATTGAAAACTTTCATTTAAGCAAAGGGGTAAAAGACTTAGAATTGGCtgcactttcctttgtcatcattagaaggtcttgactacaaatatatagaaacaattaagggaaaatATTTCCCGACcgggatttaaacccaggtcgCCCACAAGGGTGACAGGTAAGTTAACCTCTATACTATGAAAACTATtggaatacatacatacacacaatttgaaatatttttgttaaatgaCTTTGAATATTAATGATGTGCCTTGTTACAAATGCTATTTTGAGCAATGCTGATGAGCTTTGTTCGATCTTAACCGAAATGAGAAAAGAGGAAGGAACTAAATGTTGAGTAAGTGGAATTCACCCACTTCCATGACCTCGTGCACAGAATCATGAGATCATTCACAGCGAGTCCGCAGACATGGTGCTATTGTTTTGCCTTTCTCTGGCTTTCCTCACCTTCTCACAAGTCAAAGGTTTGTGCTTAACTTCTGCACACTTATTccatatcctaaaaaaaaaaaaagataatttcttTCCATCAGGTATGACGGCAACCCAGAGCTGTCTCACACAACCCAGTCAACTTATTTGGCGAGAGCCGGGACGGGACATCGAGATTCAATGTGGCGTCAGTTCCGACTGTTCCTCTGTGGGACTGCATTACCGGTGGTTTGTTTTCCAACACAGAAGTCACGGGCGGCTAAATTTGAGCCGTCACAACCGTCACAAATACAATTTACATGGGTCTACTTTACAACTGATGGACCTGAAACCCAACGACAGCGGGATTTACTATTGTGCCGCCACGTCGCCGGGAAAACAAATGCCGGGGGCACAACACATAGGGATGGGAACCACTCTTGTTGTAAAAGGTAAGATATTTACACATTGTATAGTACTACTAGGAATATATTCTACGCCTAAATTAGTCAATTTTGGGCTGTGAATGCAATTTCAAATATAAACATATCATGAAAAATGCTGTTTAAGGCACtttataatctaaaaaaaatacaataaatcaaAGTCCAGTCcttggacatttggtccccgggcgtttggtccccgggcgtttggtaCCCGGGCGATTGGTACCCGGGCGTTTGGTACCCGGGCGtttggtacccggacgtttggtacccggacgtttggtccccggacgtttggtccccggacgtttggtccccggacgtttggtccccagatgtttggtccccggacgtgaGAGTTCAGGTTAGATAATTGATGTAAAATGTTGTAATTTTCAGATTCAGggaagtttttttgtcattacagaaAAGATGAAGTTCATGGTGGGTCATATTCTATTGTGGTTAACCTTTGTCGTCTTGGCCATCTACAGCTTGGCAACTGTGACTTTGATCGTGCAAAAAAAGGTACCAACAAGTTATGCAGCCAAACGGGTTTCCTATTTGATATGCTACAACAAATATGCATTTTGACAGACACTGTGTATGTACATTTCAGTATGGCCTCAATATCTGCTACTGCAGACGGAGACACAAAAGTAGCAAagtaagtactttttttcctattgtcattttggggattttgagGGAACAATGTTGGGTAtcgatcaaaaaaaaaaaaacagaagctgaaatgtttgttatgcAAGTTTTCAAACAATGGCATAACATCTTGCTAAACAAGCCTATCTTTGGTGTAACGTAGAAAAACGCAGACAAAAGAAAATTCCGCAATGTCCTACAAGAGATGCACCACAAACGGGAAGTCAAGAGAAATAAAGAGGCAGCGGAGGGAAACCTGGCTTCGGCGGAGGTACTTTTACGTGTCGAGTCAAGTTTGCCATTTACGTGCGTTAttgtaatgacatttttgtgGCATCTGTTTGGCAGGCAACCATGACAGCGTCAGATGGCGAACCAGATGACATCTATCAAAACGTGCACTAAATGgatccctaaaaaaaatggaaaaacccaTTTCTTGGACAGGAAGAGGTCACAATTTTCCCAAGGTAGAGACTTTTTTGAGACCGTCCTTCCATCTCAAAAGGAATTTTTATCCAGTCCATCATGGCATTCCAAATATAAAAACTCCACAAAACTGTGATTAATTAGCCAAGTTGTGTTCAAGTTATTTGTACAAATTCAGCAAAACACGCCCTAGTTTTTGCTAAATGTCATTTTGTGGGAATGACTGCACAGACAACGAAGCTGAATATGTAAATAGtgacttattttttaataaaagattAAACCCAACTTGTGCTTGTCATT
Coding sequences within it:
- the LOC144208428 gene encoding uncharacterized protein LOC144208428 isoform X1 encodes the protein MVLLFCLSLAFLTFSQVKGLCLTSAHLFHILKKKKDNFFPSGMTATQSCLTQPSQLIWREPGRDIEIQCGVSSDCSSVGLHYRWFVFQHRSHGRLNLSRHNRHKYNLHGSTLQLMDLKPNDSGIYYCAATSPGKQMPGAQHIGMGTTLVVKEKMKFMVGHILLWLTFVVLAIYSLATVTLIVQKKYGLNICYCRRRHKSSKKNADKRKFRNVLQEMHHKREVKRNKEAAEGNLASAEATMTASDGEPDDIYQNVH
- the LOC144208428 gene encoding uncharacterized protein LOC144208428 isoform X3; the protein is MVLLFCLSLAFLTFSQVKGMTATQSCLTQPSQLIWREPGRDIEIQCGVSSDCSSVGLHYRWFVFQHRSHGRLNLSRHNRHKYNLHGSTLQLMDLKPNDSGIYYCAATSPGKQMPGAQHIGMGTTLVVKEKMKFMVGHILLWLTFVVLAIYSLATVTLIVQKKYGLNICYCRRRHKSSKKNADKRKFRNVLQEMHHKREVKRNKEAAEGNLASAEATMTASDGEPDDIYQNVH
- the LOC144208428 gene encoding uncharacterized protein LOC144208428 isoform X2, producing the protein MVLLFCLSLAFLTFSQVKDNFFPSGMTATQSCLTQPSQLIWREPGRDIEIQCGVSSDCSSVGLHYRWFVFQHRSHGRLNLSRHNRHKYNLHGSTLQLMDLKPNDSGIYYCAATSPGKQMPGAQHIGMGTTLVVKEKMKFMVGHILLWLTFVVLAIYSLATVTLIVQKKYGLNICYCRRRHKSSKKNADKRKFRNVLQEMHHKREVKRNKEAAEGNLASAEATMTASDGEPDDIYQNVH
- the LOC144208428 gene encoding immunoglobulin superfamily member 6 isoform X4 is translated as MTATQSCLTQPSQLIWREPGRDIEIQCGVSSDCSSVGLHYRWFVFQHRSHGRLNLSRHNRHKYNLHGSTLQLMDLKPNDSGIYYCAATSPGKQMPGAQHIGMGTTLVVKEKMKFMVGHILLWLTFVVLAIYSLATVTLIVQKKYGLNICYCRRRHKSSKKNADKRKFRNVLQEMHHKREVKRNKEAAEGNLASAEATMTASDGEPDDIYQNVH